Part of the Paenibacillus kyungheensis genome, CATATTTCCACCAAAGAGATCGCTCGCCGGATGTCTATTTTACCGCAAGGCCCGAATGCTCCTGAAGGATTAACCGTAGAACAATTAGTTAAGCAAGGAAGATATCCGCATCAGAGTTGGCTCAAACAATGGTCTATTCAAGACGAGCAAGCTGTTGAGCGAGCACTGGAATTAACACATATGGTGGAATTAGCTGATCGAGCAGTAGATTCATTATCTGGTGGACAACGTCAACGTGCATGGATAGCGATGACGTTAGCACAAGGAACAGACACTTTATTGTTAGATGAACCGACAACGTATCTTGATATGACGCATCAAGTTGAAATTTTGGATTTGCTGTTTGATTTGAATGAACGTGAAGGGCGCACGATCGTTATGGTACTGCATGATCTGAATCTGGCTTGTCGGTATGCTCATCATATGATCGCTGTACACAATCGAGGGATTTACGCTCAAGGAAGACCTGAAGATATTATGACCGTAGAAAATGTACAATCGGTATTTGAAATGCGTTGTCAGATTGCACGTGATCCTTTATTTGGTACACCAATGCTTATACCTTATGGAAAGGGGAGAGTCTTACATGAATCGCTCTCTGTCTAATCTTACATCTTGGGAATCATATGAATGGGAGTATCTGAATCAAGAATTAAGATTAACTGATCAGATTGCAGAAGATGATGAGTATAGTGTCACTTCTTCTGCCTTGTTAGACCCTCAGCAATGTGCAGCCTATTTGGATCGGTTGCAACCATTGTATCGTTCATCTTCACGTGCACTTACAGCTTCGATGTTTTCCAAACGTTACGCTTTTATGATGGTATGTCCTATATTGTATGCGATGAGTATGTATCGCAAAACATTTTCGCTGAATATTGATAATTGTCAGTTAGAATCAGCGTATTTCCAATTACCGACTCGCAAAACATGGATGCCTAATCTACTGTTGCGTGATCCAAGTGTATATGAGCTTCAATCTGCGGATGTAGCCAATAATGAATTATACGCCCAACAGCGGGAAGATATTGTACGACGTGTATTTGCAGAGCATCTTCAACCTATTTTACAAAATATCTCGGAAGTGTCTTCGATCTCACGAACTATTTTATGGGAAAATATAGCGATCTATGTATATGTACTGTACGAAAATCGGTTATTGAAAGAAGCAAACGAAGAACAACGTCAACAGATACAGCAGGATTTGTATTATCTGACTCAAGAAGCGCCGAATGATTGCTTTGGAGAAAAGCGTAATCCGTTGACACAATTTTATACCAAAAAGCGCGTAGTACCTCTTTCAGAACAACCACAACGTGTACGCAAAACGTGCTGTGCTCATTACGAGTTACCTGCTCCATCGGATTATTGTCCAACCTGCCCTAAAATTTGCAAAAGTTAAAGTATCAGTACAGACAGGATCCATACAGTAAATCCTATATCAAAATCATGATTGAACTCATTTGTACATTCAATAAAGAAAGGAGTACAGCAGATGTTACGTATCGAACCGCGCGTTCAAGGTGTTACAGCAGAATTAATAACATTGTACAGTCAACTTCAGCCTTCTACATTAGGTCATCTGACAGACTTTGGATTTTTACGAGGAATACAGCCTTTATTTCGTCCGATTCGAATGCTTGGCAATGCGGTGACTGTACGTATTCCTCATCTTGATTCCACAGCGATTCGACATGCGTTGCAACAAGTAATGCCTGGCGATGTGATTGTGGTGGATATGTCTGGAGATGATTTTCGAGCATGTTGGGGAGAATTTCGTACATATGTAGCGATGAAAAAAGAAGTGGCAGGTGTCGTGATCTCTGGTTGTGCAACCGATGTGAAAGTGATTCGAGAATTGAATTTCCCGGTATTTGCGACAGGAACCAGTGCATTAACTACTCGAAGCTTAGACATGGAAGGCGAAGTAAATACACCGATTAGTGTATGTGGTGTAACCGTACAGCCAGGAGACTTGATTATTGGCGATGATGATGGCGTATTTGCTGTTCATCCTAATCATGCACAGATACTAGGTGAGCAAGCTTTAGCCAAACAACAACAAGAAGAACTTAATCGTCAAAAATACGGGTATGATCTTATAAAACCATATCCGTTACCCAAAATATAATAGTTGCTTATAAAAAGACATAAACAAACAAAAAAAGATAGATTAAATATTTATTTTGTTTTATTTATGTCTTTTTTTGTTGACTTTATTTCTAAGTAGGACTAATATAGCATTATAGATCAAGTAATTATTTTCACAAAGTATAAATGCAAATGATCAATTCTGTATCATCCTAACCCATATTGAATAGGAGAGATGTAACATGAACACCTCAACAGCAGCTCAACCTATCAAAGCAGGAATGCATATTCCTTTTGTACGCGAAATGGCAGAGACGACCTATAATATGTGGAAGTTCGGTTGGGATGAGCGGAATGGTGGAAATGTGAGCTGTATACTTGATGAAGAAGAAGTCTCGCCTTATATTGATATTCAGCAAGTACAATATAATATCCAACCTGCTTTTCCTGTACATGAATTAGCAGGTAAATACTTTATCGTAACAGGATCGGGTAAATATTTTAAAAATGTAATTGATGATCCTGAAGCCAACTTGGGTCTTTTGCGTGTATCTGCGAATGGAGAACAATTGGAAGTATTATGGGGATTTAAAAATGGAGCTGTACCGACAAGTGAATTGCCTTCTCATTTTATGAGTCATATTGAAAGGTTAAAAGTAGATCCTCAGCACCGGGTGGTCATACACAATCACGCAACAAATGTGATCGCGATGAGCTTTATCCATGATCTTAATGAAAATACATTTACCAAAACATTATGGGAAATGTGTACTGAATGTATTGTAGTGTTTCCAGATGGTATTGGCGTTATCCCATGGATGGTGCCGGGGTCTAATGCCATCGGTCAAGCCACTGCGCAGAAGATGAGAGATCATCATGCGGTATTATGGCCACATCATGGTATATTTGGGACAGGGCACTCGATAGATGAAGCTTTTGGACTTATCGAAACGATAGAAAAAGCAGCTCAGATTTATATGCTCACAGCTCATCATTCGGTTCGTCAGAAAATAACCGATCAACAATTAGCTGATCTAGCCACAGCTTTTGGTGTGACTCCACGTGCTGGCATTTTACAAATCTAAACATCATAACCAGTTTACAAATAGCGATTATTACATTTACAAAAGTAGATCATTGAATTAACGATCTACTTTTTTTATGTCTAAAAATAGGTCTTTTGATTTACTTTTTAACTTAAAAATAGAATAAAAGGAAAAAATATTGAATTTTTTTACGAAAATTAGCGAAAAATAAAAAATATTCATACTTTATTAACAATTTTTATGTAAAATGAGTTTAAAGTCTTTACTTTTTGTTTAAATTTATATGATAAAAGACTCATAGTAAGTAGTCTAAAGAACTAATAAGAGGATATATATAGAAACGTAACGAAAGAGGCAGAAAAATGAATACGATTTTGGAAACAACGATACCCGTCCACTGGCTATATGTGTTTATAGCCGCCTTAGCTTCTATGGTAGGTTGTGCTGTCATAGTTATTGGTTCTGCGTGGTCTAACTCTTCGTTGCGTAATCAATATGTGAAAAAAAGACAGCGGATAATAGCTCTCATTGGCGTACTAGCTTTTAGTACTTCTCATATCTTGATCCCCATATCAATGAATGTTCCGATCACAATGAAATATTATGGATTTCATCTTGTTTTTACGATTATTGGTTGTTATGGAGCAGTGTTTGCCGCTTCCCGTTATGCTTTCTCATCATGGCGTGGATCTATGCAATTTTTTGTAACCAGTATGACGGTAGCAATTACGATTTTAGTGTTTGATTATGCGAATACATTATATTTATTTCGAGGATTTTTGATCTGGCAACCTGAACTGATTTTAATGACTATTCCTATCGCTATTTCTATTTGTTTAGCAGTTATGCGCTTATTTTCACTATCTAGTCGTAATCGGGAACACGGTCTACGTTCGCCTACAATGATTTTTGGCATCATCACTTCAGGAATGGGGCTAGCAGGTATTCCGTTACTTTGTGCATATTCCGTATTACCATTTGATCAAATGGGATTGACTGAAAAATCGTATCTTGTTCCTTATATTTATATGATTTTTGTTACAGCTAGTCTGTATGCTATTCCGGATAGTTTTATCTTTGTCCGTGAACAAAAAGAAAATCGTGCAATGATTCAGCGAGAACAGTATTACAGTTCTTTGTATGAACAGAATCCTGATAGTGTGATTGAATTTGATATCAATGGTGTTATTACAGGGATTAATCGCCGTGCACAGAAAATGTCTAGTGAACTGGGTAAAACATTGATTGGAGTACGTGCTACAGACCTGCTAGAAGGCGAACAGAAAATTCTTGCTCAAGATCATCTAAAATTAGTGTTAAGCGGACATTCAAGTACGATTGACCTGGAATTAAAATATCAAAAAGATCGTACGTTATCGATAGCGTTAACGTCTATTCCTATCTTTGTACATGGCAAAATCGAAGGTGCTTATACTATTGTCAAAAATATTACCAAACGTAAACGAGATCAAGAAACGATCCGTCATCTTGCCTATCATGATGAATTGACAGGGTTAGCGAATCGCCGTTCTTTTGAAACTCGCTTATCGATGTATACGATGGTAGATAATCATCATTCACCGTTCACTTTATTTTTTATCGACCTGGATCGATTCAAACGTATTAACGATTTATTTGGTCATGCTTTTGGAGATGCTGTTATTCGTCACTCTGGTCTTGTACTGAAAAGTTGCCTGCCCAAAGATAGCTTTGTTGCTCGAATGGGTGGAGACGAATTTACAGTGATTATCCCGGGCTTATCAGATATCGAAGAAATCAAAAAAATAGCTGGCAAAGTGGTAGAACGATTTGTACAACCGTTTCATATTGAAAAGCATGCGGTAAAATTATCGGCATCGATCGGGATTGCCCGCTTCCCGGAAGATGGGGCATCCGCAGGTGTACTGACTCAGCGTGCCGATACAGCGATGTATACAGCCAAAGAAAACGGCAGTTCTCAGTATCAGTTCTATGACGCAGTATCTGATCAGAGCAGTCTGGAACAGATTATGCTAGAAAATGATCTGGAACAAGCGATCGATAATAATCAATTAAAATTGGTATATCAACCCAAGTTTGATATTCGTACCGGACTTATTATCGGCTATGAAGCACTTGTTCGCTGGTATCATCCTATTTTGGGTGAGATTCCGCCACTTTCGTTTATCCCGTTAGCAGAAAAGTCAGGCATGATTATTGCTTTAGAACAATGGGTGTTACGTACCGCTTGTTTGCAAAGTAAAAAATGGCAGTGTGAAGGTTATGATGCAGTACCGATTGCTGTCAACGTATCTCCTATTCACTTAATGAAGCCAGACATTTATGAGACTATTATCAAAACGCTACAAGAATTAGATTTTGATCCTACCTTGTTAGAAATTGAGATTACAGAAAGTGCAATGATGCATAATGAAGAGCATGTCATTGATATTTTGAGTAAATTAAAACAATCCGGCATTTCGGTGTCGATGGATGATTTTGGTACAGGTTATAGCTCACTTAGTTATTTGCATAATTTGCCAATCGGTTGTCTCAAAATCGACCGCTCTTTTATCCGCAAAATTACAGTAGATAAAGATAGTCGTGCGATCGCTGAGATGATTATCTCTATGGCGAAGCAATTAGGATTAAAAATTATTGCTGAAGGCGTAGAGACAGAAGAACAAGTAGCGTTACTCAAAGAGTGGAAATGTTATAACGTACAAGGATTCTATTACAGTCGTCCACTTGCCCCAGAAAATGCAATTCATAGTCGTGTATCGTAATGAACGCCGAGTAGTATCAATAAAGACCAAAATAAAGACCCTGAGTACGCTGTATGATCCAGCACTCAGGGTCTTTTATAATAGACAATTACTAATCTTGTTAAGAAGCCGTCTTCGTAACTGTTTTCTCGCGGAATACAAAGAACAAAGCAACAAGCATCAAAATGACTCCAATAAGACGTTTGATTCCAAAATGAATCGTTGCACTTTCAAACCAACCAAAGTGATCGATTGCCATACTGGCTACCAATTGACCGACAATCACAGAGATCACCGCAGCCGTTACACCAATCTTAGGAACAGCTAATACCATTAATGAAAGATAGACGACACCGAAAATAGCACAAAGCAATTGCCATTTAGGAACTTCGTGAATATTCAAAATATTGCCTTGTCCAAAGAAGTTTACAATAATAGTCAAAAAAATAGCACCTGTGAAAAAGGTGAAAAAGGCACTTTCGATCGTTCCAATTTTATTACCAAGTGTACCGTTGATTGCGGATTGAATACCTAAGCCGATACCTGCCAGTAAAGGAATAATTAACATAGCTATATTCATAATGTTGACCTCCTACAAGACTAAGAAAAACGACACAGTAAGCAAAACAACAGCTACCAATCGATTGACATTAAATTTGATTTTGGGTGAACCGAGAAGTCCAAAGTGTTCAATAATAATACTAATCACAATTTGCCCGATAATAACGGCAGTGATCGATATACCTACACCGATTAATGTTACACTGATTACGAGTAGAGCGAGGTAGACGACACCGAGCAGACCGCCAAGAAGATTCCATTTGGGAACTGTAAATATTGCGCCTAAGTTTCCTTTACCGAAAAACAACGTGACCAAAAAGGTTGCCATAGCTCCGATAATAAAAATGTAATACGTACTTTCTAACTCTCCTACATGTTCACCTAGCGCACCGCCGATAGCAGCTTCGATACTTAGAGACATACCTGCGATAATAGCCGCTAGATAAATCAGTATTTTACTCACATTATTCACTCCTTTTATATAAATATCTCGAATAATCGATATATCTTCAAAAAAAGAAACTAGCTTTGTTCAAATTTCTTCATCTAAGAACTTAGCTATTTTCTTAATTGTATCTTCATTACGACGATAATACGTCCATTGTCCATAACGTACCGCTTCAAGAAGACCCGCTTTTTGCATAATAGATAAATAATGTGAAACTGTTGACTGAGATAAATTCACCTTATCGTGGATATCGCCTACGCATACGCCACCTTTGATACTTACCTCCTTAGGCAAATGCGCTTGTTGCTGGGGAAAGTTTTTCTCAGGTTCTCTCAACCATTTCAAAATATTTAAACGCGTCTCATTTGAAAGAGCTTTAAAAATATCGATTTCTGTCATACAGGCTATTATATCGAATAATAGCGATATGTCAAATTAGATCTTTTCTGTTAGTATAGATAGAATTATGACTTTTGATATTAGAACCTGGTCTTAAGACGTGCTATACTATGCAGAAGTGATAACACTTATATTATGGTTGAATAAAGGAGATTACTCATTTGGATTATCAAAAATGGATTGCACCCGAACAATATAATCTGACGTCAGAGATGGAACGTCATGATGCTGATAAGATTGCTTTAAAATGGCTAAGCGAGCATGACGATTATGCTGAGATCACTTATGGTGATTTATTGAAAAAAGCCAATCGTCTAGCAAATGGATTGGTGAAGTTAGGACTTCAAAAAGGAGATCGCGTATTGGTCATGGTACCAAGACAGATTATTGCTTATGTTATTTATCTGGCTTGTCTGAAAAGTGGACTGGTCATTATTCCTTCTTCTGAAATGTTGCGTGCGAAAGACTTAGCATATCGTCTGGATCATTCTCAAGCCAAAGCTGTTATTGCCTGGTCTGATGTAATGGGCGAAGTGGATAAAATTCAAGATGAATTGCCATCATGGCAACATCGGATCGCTGTTTCTAATGAAGCAGTTACTTTATCAGAGAACTGGGTTGGATTAGACTCATTGCTAAATGCACAGTCTGAAGAATTCACAGCAGTAGATACGAAGCGAGATGATACAGCGATTCTCGCCTATACGTCAGGCACAACCGGCAATCCAAAAGGTGTTGTCCATACTCATGGTTGGGCATATGCTCACCTTCGTATTACCTCACCATGGCTTGATATTCGTGAGAGTGATACAGTGTGGGCAACTGCGGCACCTGGCTGGCAGAAGTGGATCTGGAGCCCATTCTTATCGGTTCTAGGAAATGGTGCAACTGGATTCGTATATAATGGATCATTCCATCCCAAACGGTATTTGCATTTGCTGGATGATTACAATATTCAAGTGCTGTGTTGTACACCGACAGAATACCGGATTATGGCTAAAATCGAAGGGTTAGATGAATATCAATTGCCTAACTTACGCAGTGCTGTATCTGCCGGCGAGCCACTAAATCAAGAAGTAATTCATACGTTCAAACGTCACTTCGATATTACGATTCGTGATGGGTATGGACAGACAGAAAGTACACTATTGATCGGTAATTTGATTGATACTGAAATTCGCTTGGGCTCTATGGGGAAATCGATGTCTCCTGGATTGGTAGAAGTGGTAGACGAAGAAGGTGTTCCTGTACCGGCTGGTCAGGTAGGGGATATCGCTGTTCGTATTGATATGCCTGCGTTATTCCAGACGTATTATCTGAATCCAGAACGTAAACAGGTTAATGTGCATGGTGATTACTTTGTGACTGGAGATCGCGCTTGGAAAGATGAAGATGGTTATTTCTGGTTTGAAGGACGGGGCGACGATATTATTATCAGCTCTGGTTATACAATCGGACCTTTTGAAGTAGAAGAAGCATTAATGAAACATCATGCTGTCAAAGAATGTGCAGCTGTAGCGAGTCCTGATGAAGTTCGTGGACATGTGGTTAAAGCATTTATCGTATTGCAAGACGGAGTAGAAGGTACACCTGAATTAATAAAAGAATTACAAACCCATGTTAAAGAGTGGACAGCACCATACAAATATCCACGCAAAATCGAGTTTGTAACGGATCTCCCGAAAACCAACTCTGGCAAAATTCGCAGAATAGAATTGAGAGAACAAGAGAAAAAGAACAATAGTCTTTAAAAATTAAAGGAAAATGAATATTATTGCTCAAAAAGCAACGAAAATGGCTGAATATAAGCTATTTCCGTTGCTTTTTCTTTTTTCTACAATGAAGGAACGATTGGCAAAATTCAAAACTTTTTGGACAATAATAACTTTATAAAATCACTTAAATAAATATTTCAACATATGAAAAATTCACAATAGAAAACCAGAAATGTTATCGCATCATACTCAAAAAACCATACTTTCGACGCTTAATCGAAAAAAAGAAAAACACATCCTCTACAATTATACAACAACAAAAATAACCGACTATACCATAGATCAGAAGCAGTCTGATACTACTTCTGATCTATAAGTATTGCCAGTTTACGAGCAGTATCAAATTTAGGTAAAGCTATATTAACAAGAATTTGTATATCAGGAGCATCTAAAGATTGAAAAGAAATATGTTCAAATGCAAGTTCTTTGACAAGAGGATGAAGAATAATTTTGCGACCTTCTGGCGCATCTAGTACTTCATGCAATTCCCATAACTCGCGAAAAGGTTCACTTACTTTTTGCAAATTCATCACAAAGTCGGTATACCAGGGATCTTCGATAAAACGAGCATATCTGGCACGAAATTGAGCGACAAGGCGAAGGGCATGTTCTTTCCATTGTGATCCTTTGAGAGCAATAAATTCAGTAGAAGTAAAGGTTCGCCATAGTAGATTCCGATCCTGTTCGTTCAAATAACTATAGTCTCCATATACGACTGAAAAAGCTTTATTCCACGATAGGACATTTAACTTTGGATCAATAGCACAAGCAGGTGCATGACCTAATTGATCTAAAAAACGTTGCACTGTATCGCTAACTTGCAATTGAGGTGGATGTATATAAGGTGGTAATTGGCAATGGGCTAATACAAAAAGATGTTTACGTTCAAATTCGTCTAGTTGTAAGACACGGGCGATACTTTCTAGCACTTGAATAGAGACTTGTATATCGCGTCCCTGTTCCAGATACGTATACCAATCTACACTTACTCCAGCGAGCATAGCCACTTCCGCACGACGCAACCCTGGAGTCCGTCTACGTCCATGTTCCGGTAGTCCAACATGTGCAGGTAATATTCGAGCACGACGATTTTTTAGAAAATCTCCTAATTCTGATTGACGATCCACTTCTAACATAGCGACCTCCTACCAAGCTTATTTATAAATATCTGTCCAGATGAGACAGGGACAATGAATCCTAGGATAAACGCCCATCTATGTCATAGAATTCTTTCATTATACACTATGATCAAGCAAAGGAGAGGATCACAAAATGGATACAATCTTGAATAAAGTAGTATTGATTACGGGAGCAAGTAGTGGAATAGGAGAAGCGACAGCACGTGTATTATGTAGAGCAGGAGCGTCGGTAGTTCTCGGAGCAAGACGAACAGAACGTTTACAAAAGGTAGTCCAAGAATTAAAAGAAGAAGGCGGACAAGCAGAATATTGTACGTTGGATGTTACCAACCTTGAACAGATGCACGAGTTTGTAGCTTTTGCCCAGCAAAAATTCGGACGAGTAGATGTGTTTATCAATAATGCTGGAGTTATGCCATTATCTCCACTTGATAGTTACAAAGTGGAAGAATGGAATCAAATGATTGATGTGAATATTCGCGGTGTTTTACATGGTATTGCTTCAGGATTACCTGTTATGGAAAAGCAACAGACAGGGCATTTTATTAATATCGCTTCTGTAGGGGCTTATCAAGTAAGTCCAACAGCAGCAGTCTATTGCGCTACCAAATTTGCAGTACGAGCCATCACAGAAGGATTGCGCCAAGAATCAAGTGGACATATTCAAGTCACTCTTGTATCTCCAGGTGTCACTGAATCTGAATTAGCTGATCATATATCGGATGAGCAAGCTCGTGCTGAAATGAAAGAATATCGTCGTATTTCGATACCGGCTAGCGCTATTGCCAATGCTATCTTGTATGCGATCGAGCAACCTCAAGAAGTGGATATCAATGAAATCATTATAAGACCAACCGCTACTTCATAAACTAAAGTACACTCATGCACTATTTTAAATTCATAATCTAAAAAAGTTGCCTCTATAATAAGGAGGTGACTTTTTTTAGATTGATCATACAAATCACAAAAATATTATACATAAATTTACTTATTTAGAAAATAAGGATATGAATCATTAAGAATAATCTAAAAGTTATTCGAAGATCACTTTTAACGCTAATCTTTTTGTCTAAATTGTTCGATATTTAAGATATAACGTTATAAGTGACGTTAGGTTGGAGGATACGATTATGTTTATTTTTTTGATTAGTGTAATCAGTTTGTTTGTACCCTTTTTATTTCTTACTACTTTAGCGATCAATGTTATTTTGAGAAATCCCAAACATTCTTTGCATCGATTAACGATGATGGTTATGTTTACATTAGGTTTAATATTTTTAAGCGATTTTCTTATGCATACCTTAGAATTTCAATACGGACAACTTACCTTTACTTTTCTAGGATATAATCTTTCTTTTTTAGCGATGACATTGCTGATTTATTTTTTTGCTAATTTGAGTCACTTGCGTATTCCTAGATATGTGGTTCATATTATGGCTTGTATTCCGTTAATAGGTATTCCTTTACTTAATGTGTATCCGTACCTTTTTAATATTACGATTACTCAAAGTAAATACTGGCGAGTGGAAGATCGTTCACTCTCGTTTGATTTGATGTTTATTGTTATTGCTCTTTATAGTCTAACCACCCTTATTACATTTGTCGCACTTACTTATCGCAAAATGAATGGCTCTTTAATGTATCAGCGTGAGAAGCGCATGATGGGTACCATTATGCGAGGAAGTATTCTAGCCGCATTATGGTTAGTGATCACTTTTGTAATTACTTCGATTTATAAAGAAACCCCCTATTTTCCAATTGCAAGTCTACCGGCTTATTCAGGTGTGATCTTAGCTGTAACATTGCATATTGCCATGCATAAATATAACTTTTTGGCAGCAGCAGAACGCCGCTATAAGCTTTTATTTACATTATCGAGTAGCGGGATTGCTCTGATGAATCGAAATGGAATTGCAGTGGAAGCTAATCCTGCTTTTCGCTTATTGGCGGCTGTCGATGAATCGGAAGGCGAGATTGATATTTTTGCTATGATTCAGCATGAAGATAAACATAATTACCGGGAACGGTTAAAAAAAGCATTTGAGAATCGTACGATATTGCAGAACTCTCAAGTACAAATACGTAATTTAACAGGGATGACCTATATTGTCGAAGTGAATAATGATTTTTTGGAGATTGATGGAGAACTGTATTGTTATCTATTAGTGCGTGATATTACAGCG contains:
- a CDS encoding SDR family oxidoreductase, translating into MDTILNKVVLITGASSGIGEATARVLCRAGASVVLGARRTERLQKVVQELKEEGGQAEYCTLDVTNLEQMHEFVAFAQQKFGRVDVFINNAGVMPLSPLDSYKVEEWNQMIDVNIRGVLHGIASGLPVMEKQQTGHFINIASVGAYQVSPTAAVYCATKFAVRAITEGLRQESSGHIQVTLVSPGVTESELADHISDEQARAEMKEYRRISIPASAIANAILYAIEQPQEVDINEIIIRPTATS